Proteins co-encoded in one Erinaceus europaeus chromosome X, mEriEur2.1, whole genome shotgun sequence genomic window:
- the LOC103115974 gene encoding ATP synthase membrane subunit K, mitochondrial-like, producing MAGPESDAQFLFTGIKMYFGSLTLTGRMNHVLTTYGEIVLLVLYFKSKLKKTPTVKAV from the exons ATGGCCGGTCCAGAATCTGATGCCCAATTCCTGTTCACTGGTATTAAAAtgtatttcgggag TCTTACACTCACAGGTAGAATGAATCATGTGCTGACCACATATGGAGAAATTGTGTTGCTGGTCTTGTACTTCAaatcaaaattaaagaaaactcCCACTGTGAAAGCAGTATAA